AGTGATGACTGAATCCGTACTGGTCACCGGTTCCAGCCGTGGTATCGGCCGCGCCATCGCGCTGCGCCTGGCCCAGGCCGGCCACGACATCGTGCTGCATTGCCGCAGCGGCCGGGCCGAGGCTGAGGCCGTTCAAGCCGAAATCCAGGCATTGGGCCGCACTGCCCGCGTGTTGCAATTCGACGTTTGCGACCGCGCCAGTTGCAAAGCCATTCTCGAAGCCGACGTCGAAGCGCACGGCGCCTATTACGGCGTGGTGCTCAACGCCGGGCTGACCCGCGACGGTGCTTTTCCGGCGCTGAGCGAGGATGATTGGGACGTGGTGATGCGCACCAACCTCGACGGTTTCTACAACGTGTTGCACCCGGTGATGATGCCGATGATTCGTCGTCGCGCTGCCGGGCGTATCGTCTGCATCACCTCGGTGTCGGGTTTGATCGGCAACCGTGGCCAGGTCAACTACAGCGCTTCCAAAGCGGGTTTGATCGGCGCCGCGAAAGCATTGGCGATTGAACTGGGCAAGCGCAAAATCACCGTCAACTGTGTCGCACCCGGCCTGATCGACACCGCGATGCTCGACGAAAACGTGCCGGTGGAAGAAC
The window above is part of the Pseudomonas prosekii genome. Proteins encoded here:
- the fabG gene encoding 3-oxoacyl-ACP reductase FabG; the encoded protein is MTESVLVTGSSRGIGRAIALRLAQAGHDIVLHCRSGRAEAEAVQAEIQALGRTARVLQFDVCDRASCKAILEADVEAHGAYYGVVLNAGLTRDGAFPALSEDDWDVVMRTNLDGFYNVLHPVMMPMIRRRAAGRIVCITSVSGLIGNRGQVNYSASKAGLIGAAKALAIELGKRKITVNCVAPGLIDTAMLDENVPVEELMKMIPAQRMGTPEEVAGAVNFLMSAEASYITRQVLAVNGGLC